The Methanolacinia petrolearia DSM 11571 genome has a segment encoding these proteins:
- a CDS encoding efflux RND transporter permease subunit codes for MKTNIRGIIHGGFFTGRLNSAYGKIGGGIYRHPRTIVAVMLVIFVLAMCFMTGLQSQSMSDQYLDKSTPKGIIYDQYNSNFVSDTYILLIQTSNPTDYELMQDLLVMEEQIERLNYISSATSVADVLKEMNGGVLPGDQELIDEYLAMLPEDTVNELVPDSETALAYVMLEEGVSTDVSSTVLPGVTSIVDSAVLPPGVSIEITGNTPYNVEMQTEMVMSGVVLVAGAFILMFIVLAILFSNMRYWYLPIVLLMFSLVYTFGMMGLFGIPMNNGAIAALPILLGLGIDYAVQFHARFDEERRKDLSVQAALSETVSNTGPAVLLAMLATTMGFIAMLLTPIPMIRTFGLVAIIGVSCSYLTSLFGFPAIATLTGYVPKTEEKGAGQNLMRSYDLALGKAARRIIRVFIPILIISISIAYAGIALDPTIPIDTSTKDMAPADLPAQLSLDKVEAVAGSVTPMPFYIKGDDLSSVEVVQWIGRFGDFVVSAHQEVTSVDSIATVISEYNNGEIPDNQEDLDEILASIPDDKISPYLQEPDEGIVSFSTISLTMNEQGELKDSVETDVLWLDPPPSIALFPTGDFDLYTNLVTMIADSKDRMTFTGFILILLFLLIAYRRVVAATPIVPIICIVGWNTVAMLILGMEYNPISACLGSMTIGVASEYTILIMERYTEEYDKSGDRTGSIEMAVKKIGSAVTVSGLVTASGFSALMLSSFPIVSSFGLSTVIAVGFSLIGAIVIMPAVLVLLAKAEGRFERKKIVV; via the coding sequence ATCAAAACCAATATCCGGGGCATTATACATGGAGGTTTTTTTACGGGAAGGCTGAACTCGGCTTACGGGAAGATCGGAGGGGGAATCTACCGTCACCCGAGAACGATTGTCGCCGTAATGCTGGTGATCTTCGTTTTAGCCATGTGTTTCATGACAGGTCTCCAGTCCCAGTCGATGTCGGACCAGTACCTTGACAAGTCCACCCCCAAAGGAATAATCTATGATCAATACAACAGCAATTTTGTTTCCGATACCTACATTCTGCTTATCCAGACCTCAAACCCGACGGATTACGAGTTGATGCAGGATCTCCTCGTGATGGAGGAGCAGATCGAAAGACTCAATTATATCTCGTCCGCCACATCGGTCGCCGATGTTTTGAAGGAGATGAACGGGGGTGTTCTGCCGGGAGACCAGGAGCTGATAGACGAATACCTTGCGATGCTCCCGGAAGATACCGTTAACGAACTGGTCCCGGATAGTGAAACCGCTCTTGCATATGTGATGCTTGAGGAAGGTGTTTCGACAGACGTATCGTCTACCGTTCTTCCGGGCGTAACCTCGATTGTCGACAGCGCCGTCCTTCCTCCGGGCGTGAGCATAGAGATTACCGGCAACACCCCGTATAATGTGGAGATGCAGACCGAGATGGTTATGTCGGGCGTGGTGCTCGTTGCCGGTGCATTTATCCTGATGTTTATAGTTCTTGCAATTCTCTTCTCCAATATGCGGTACTGGTACCTCCCGATTGTTCTCCTGATGTTCAGTCTTGTCTATACCTTCGGAATGATGGGGTTATTCGGCATTCCCATGAACAACGGTGCTATCGCCGCTCTTCCGATCCTCCTGGGTCTCGGAATAGATTATGCGGTCCAGTTCCATGCCCGTTTCGACGAGGAGCGGCGCAAAGACCTGTCCGTTCAGGCTGCACTTTCGGAGACCGTATCTAATACCGGACCGGCTGTTCTTCTTGCCATGCTCGCGACGACCATGGGATTCATTGCAATGCTTCTGACGCCTATCCCGATGATAAGAACCTTCGGGCTGGTTGCAATTATCGGGGTCTCCTGCAGCTACCTGACATCGCTCTTCGGCTTTCCTGCCATTGCCACGCTTACGGGTTATGTCCCCAAGACTGAAGAAAAGGGGGCGGGGCAGAACCTTATGCGCAGCTACGATCTTGCCCTCGGAAAGGCGGCGAGAAGAATAATCCGGGTGTTCATTCCGATACTGATCATATCGATCTCCATTGCCTATGCAGGCATAGCGCTCGATCCGACGATCCCTATCGATACAAGCACAAAGGATATGGCTCCTGCAGATCTCCCGGCACAGCTCTCGCTCGACAAGGTTGAAGCGGTCGCAGGTTCTGTCACGCCTATGCCGTTCTATATCAAGGGAGATGATTTGTCTTCCGTTGAAGTGGTGCAGTGGATTGGACGGTTCGGGGACTTCGTTGTCTCCGCTCACCAGGAGGTAACATCCGTCGACAGCATAGCTACGGTGATCAGTGAATATAACAACGGGGAGATCCCGGACAACCAGGAGGATCTCGATGAGATACTGGCCTCGATCCCGGATGACAAGATCTCCCCGTATCTCCAGGAACCTGATGAGGGGATTGTCTCTTTCTCGACGATAAGCCTTACTATGAATGAACAGGGTGAGTTAAAGGATTCCGTGGAGACAGACGTATTGTGGCTCGATCCTCCGCCTTCCATCGCCCTTTTTCCGACCGGGGACTTCGATCTCTACACCAACCTTGTAACGATGATCGCGGACAGCAAGGACAGGATGACATTCACAGGTTTTATCCTGATCCTGCTGTTTCTTCTGATCGCATACAGGCGGGTGGTTGCTGCAACGCCAATTGTGCCGATCATCTGCATAGTCGGCTGGAATACCGTCGCGATGCTGATTCTCGGTATGGAATACAATCCGATAAGCGCCTGTCTCGGCTCGATGACGATCGGTGTTGCGTCCGAATATACCATCCTGATCATGGAGCGTTATACCGAAGAGTATGACAAATCCGGGGACCGGACAGGGTCTATCGAGATGGCTGTGAAGAAGATAGGTTCTGCCGTAACTGTATCCGGTCTGGTGACTGCGAGCGGGTTTTCAGCGCTGATGTTGTCCTCATTCCCTATTGTATCTTCGTTCGGACTTTCAACGGTAATAGCGGTCGGATTCTCCCTTATTGGAGCGATAGTGATAATGCCCGCAGTCCTCGTGCTTCTTGCAAAGGCAGAAGGCCGTTTTGAGAGAAAGAAAATTGTTGTCTGA
- a CDS encoding methyl-accepting chemotaxis protein, which produces MSIEAFEKTIENAVDKGIYEKMDLSGLEPEFRRLGGMVNSLLEKLEESGDALSAAGEQMADFASGKFTVSDGVRSKCPSPVIENADNLAMTLNAFCSAGRKKCEILSDADFSARIESSEFKGGFAEFTDAFNRIPENFSESFGLTLDYLGMIAEGKVPDKIDKGLNGGFSVLRDHFNDCINGLNGLKEAEKILKMMSVNDYTDSFHGEYKGVYGDIGKEINIVQTRLKTVIDVCVRTSNGDLSKLGELEPIGRRSEHDELLPAIILMMKSVQKIIDEIALLSEHVVNGSLAERIDVNDHKGAYKDVVTGVNEVLNAIVTPLNEAIRVSDSLATGDFSERFDNRINTRGDLQRFRDAINNVGVSVSRAIDSANDISNQVVISSNEVSKGADEVAKASEGVANTSQITANLTKELLGKIEEINHQIADLSASNEEIASTSQEVFNAANDVVETGKEAQNLGNDANKKMTNVEVIAKESVVEIEDLKDKIKEVSNVVKVINDITSQINLLALNAAIEAARAGEHGRGFAVVAGEVKNLAGEARTAADSIGNVVSTVLTSSEKTAVAIKSANEEIIEGVGSVNNAIEALNTIIRNASQVSHDIGEITKAIEDQANIANNVVRMADQGTVMTNKVQKEAEELAALAEEASASTEEIGSAIHEVNALSNQLKEEMSHFRT; this is translated from the coding sequence ATGTCAATCGAAGCATTTGAAAAAACAATTGAGAATGCCGTAGATAAAGGCATCTATGAAAAAATGGATCTATCGGGTCTTGAACCCGAATTCAGGCGATTGGGCGGGATGGTAAACAGTCTTCTCGAAAAGCTGGAAGAGTCGGGAGATGCTCTTTCAGCAGCCGGAGAACAGATGGCGGATTTTGCTTCAGGAAAATTTACCGTAAGTGATGGGGTAAGATCAAAATGTCCGTCTCCTGTTATTGAAAATGCGGATAATCTTGCAATGACCCTGAACGCCTTCTGTTCGGCCGGGCGAAAAAAATGCGAAATACTCTCCGACGCAGATTTTTCGGCCAGAATTGAATCTTCGGAGTTCAAAGGGGGTTTTGCTGAATTTACAGACGCTTTCAACAGGATACCGGAGAATTTCAGTGAGTCGTTCGGGCTTACACTGGATTACCTTGGAATGATTGCAGAAGGAAAGGTCCCGGATAAGATAGACAAAGGTCTAAACGGGGGATTCAGTGTTCTCAGGGATCACTTCAACGACTGCATCAACGGCCTTAACGGACTAAAAGAGGCTGAAAAAATTCTGAAGATGATGTCGGTCAACGATTACACCGATTCGTTCCATGGTGAATACAAGGGAGTCTATGGAGATATCGGAAAGGAGATCAACATTGTCCAGACGAGACTGAAGACTGTCATAGACGTCTGTGTAAGGACAAGCAACGGGGATCTTTCAAAACTGGGCGAACTTGAACCGATCGGCAGGAGAAGCGAACATGACGAGCTTCTCCCCGCAATCATACTCATGATGAAGTCCGTCCAGAAGATTATCGACGAAATCGCCCTACTCAGCGAACACGTTGTCAACGGCAGTCTTGCCGAACGGATCGATGTGAACGATCATAAGGGTGCATACAAAGATGTGGTGACAGGTGTCAACGAGGTCCTGAACGCTATCGTGACTCCGCTTAACGAGGCCATCCGGGTTTCAGACAGCCTTGCAACTGGTGATTTTTCAGAGAGATTCGACAACAGGATCAATACAAGAGGCGACCTCCAGAGATTCAGGGACGCAATCAACAATGTAGGAGTTTCAGTCTCCAGGGCCATCGATTCTGCAAACGACATCTCCAACCAGGTTGTAATAAGCTCAAACGAGGTCTCGAAAGGTGCCGACGAAGTCGCAAAGGCCTCTGAAGGAGTAGCAAACACCAGCCAGATCACAGCCAACCTTACAAAAGAACTGCTTGGAAAGATCGAGGAGATCAATCACCAGATTGCAGACCTTTCGGCATCTAACGAGGAGATCGCCAGCACTTCGCAAGAGGTCTTCAATGCAGCGAACGATGTCGTCGAGACAGGAAAGGAAGCACAGAATCTCGGAAACGACGCCAACAAGAAGATGACGAATGTCGAAGTCATTGCCAAAGAGAGCGTCGTCGAGATCGAGGACCTTAAGGATAAGATCAAAGAAGTCTCAAACGTAGTCAAGGTCATAAACGATATCACCAGCCAGATCAACCTTCTTGCACTGAACGCGGCAATCGAAGCGGCCCGTGCAGGCGAACACGGACGTGGATTCGCGGTTGTTGCAGGCGAGGTTAAGAACCTTGCCGGGGAGGCCAGGACTGCGGCAGATTCCATAGGAAACGTCGTTTCGACGGTCCTGACCAGCAGCGAAAAGACTGCAGTTGCAATCAAATCCGCGAACGAGGAGATAATCGAAGGTGTGGGGAGCGTGAACAATGCGATCGAAGCACTGAACACGATCATCAGGAATGCAAGCCAGGTTTCACATGACATAGGGGAGATCACCAAGGCTATCGAAGACCAGGCGAACATTGCAAACAACGTTGTCCGGATGGCAGATCAGGGCACTGTCATGACGAATAAAGTGCAGAAAGAGGCTGAAGAACTCGCAGCTCTGGCAGAGGAGGCAAGTGCGTCGACAGAAGAGATCGGAAGCGCCATTCACGAGGTAAATGCGCTCTCCAATCAGCTCAAAGAAGAGATGAGCCATTTCAGGACATAA
- a CDS encoding DUF58 domain-containing protein yields MNLLKSDEKSPEEIPPRRGDCRDLIKKISDVEIYTKIYVEGLLAGQHMSVFKGQGIEFTDIREYVPGDDIRAIDWNVTARLNHPYVKEFTEERDQTFYIAADYSGSGKFGMEIPKFERMIEICASIGFAALKNNDRVGLCIFTDRVEKFIPARRGRKHLIRLLNTMISFTPKSRATDIAPTVTFLSKAVKRRSSIIIVSDFYTEGFQKPLKILNNRHEVIAVRLTDPRESELPDVGLIELEDPETGEQILVDTSDEKIRSEYRRCVAEEEEKISSSFRKCRIGCADIKTSDRYDIVLRKFFSDDIRRKA; encoded by the coding sequence ATGAATCTCTTAAAAAGTGACGAAAAGTCCCCGGAAGAAATACCGCCCCGGAGAGGAGACTGCAGGGATCTCATAAAGAAGATCTCCGATGTCGAGATCTATACTAAGATCTACGTCGAAGGGCTACTGGCGGGACAGCATATGTCCGTATTCAAGGGGCAGGGCATCGAATTCACCGACATAAGAGAGTATGTACCGGGAGACGACATCAGGGCCATTGACTGGAATGTAACGGCAAGGCTCAACCACCCGTACGTAAAGGAGTTCACGGAAGAGAGGGACCAGACCTTCTATATTGCCGCGGACTACTCCGGCTCGGGAAAATTCGGGATGGAAATACCCAAATTCGAGAGGATGATAGAGATCTGCGCCTCGATCGGATTCGCGGCACTGAAGAATAACGACAGGGTAGGACTCTGCATATTCACGGATAGGGTAGAGAAGTTCATACCCGCAAGACGCGGGAGAAAGCACCTGATAAGATTGCTGAACACGATGATCTCGTTTACCCCGAAATCCAGGGCAACGGATATCGCCCCGACCGTTACATTCCTGTCTAAGGCCGTCAAAAGAAGAAGCTCGATAATTATTGTCTCGGATTTTTACACCGAAGGCTTCCAGAAACCGCTGAAGATCCTGAACAACCGCCATGAGGTAATCGCAGTAAGACTGACAGACCCGAGGGAGTCCGAACTCCCGGATGTCGGCCTTATAGAGCTAGAAGATCCTGAGACAGGCGAACAGATCCTCGTCGACACTTCGGATGAAAAGATCAGGTCCGAATACAGACGATGTGTTGCAGAAGAAGAGGAGAAGATATCGTCCTCTTTCAGAAAGTGCAGGATCGGCTGCGCAGATATAAAGACCTCGGACAGGTACGATATCGTCCTCAGGAAATTCTTCTCGGATGATATCAGAAGGAAAGCCTGA
- a CDS encoding AAA family ATPase, with the protein MDSEIEELNRKASKYSEQLNNIKNEVKKTIVGQDEVIERLLIALSAGGHVLLEGVPGIAKTLTIKTLSECIDTDFSRIQFTPDLLPSDIVGTRIYNHQNGEFSTVKGPIFANFILADEINRAPPKVQSALLEAMQEYQVTIQGSTFPLTNPFFVLATENPIESEGTYPLPEAQVDRFMLKVMMTYPELEDEVTVLDRFTGGYTVRPEKVISADKIIEIRRFVKEIYAESEIKKYCASLVDATRNPGKYGIDAANYISCGASPRASIYLVLGAKAHALLMGRGYVTPQDVKFIAPDVLRHRILLTYEAEAEGVTSDDLIEKILQSVTVP; encoded by the coding sequence ATGGATTCAGAAATTGAAGAACTAAACAGAAAAGCATCAAAATATTCAGAACAACTCAACAATATCAAGAATGAAGTAAAAAAGACAATTGTAGGCCAGGATGAAGTCATCGAAAGGCTCCTTATCGCCCTTTCCGCCGGCGGGCATGTCCTCCTCGAGGGAGTGCCGGGGATTGCGAAAACCCTGACCATCAAGACTCTTTCCGAGTGCATAGATACTGATTTCTCACGTATTCAGTTTACACCCGACCTCCTGCCTTCCGACATTGTCGGAACCAGAATCTACAACCACCAGAACGGAGAGTTCAGTACGGTTAAAGGGCCGATATTTGCCAATTTTATTCTCGCAGACGAGATCAACCGTGCACCCCCGAAGGTCCAGTCGGCACTCCTCGAAGCCATGCAGGAGTACCAGGTTACAATACAGGGCAGCACGTTTCCGCTGACAAATCCCTTCTTCGTACTTGCAACCGAAAACCCGATCGAATCCGAAGGAACATATCCCCTCCCCGAGGCTCAGGTCGACAGGTTCATGCTTAAGGTTATGATGACCTATCCCGAACTTGAAGACGAAGTCACCGTTTTAGACAGGTTCACCGGGGGATATACGGTAAGACCTGAAAAAGTAATCTCCGCCGACAAAATAATCGAAATCCGGAGATTCGTAAAGGAGATCTACGCAGAATCCGAGATAAAAAAATACTGTGCATCGCTGGTCGACGCTACCCGCAATCCCGGGAAGTACGGTATCGATGCCGCGAATTACATCTCGTGCGGGGCATCGCCGAGGGCCTCGATCTATCTCGTCCTCGGGGCGAAGGCACATGCCCTTCTTATGGGAAGGGGCTACGTCACACCGCAGGATGTTAAATTCATAGCGCCCGATGTGCTCAGGCACAGGATCCTCCTTACATATGAAGCGGAAGCCGAAGGCGTCACTTCGGATGACCTGATAGAGAAGATACTGCAGTCGGTTACTGTTCCCTGA
- a CDS encoding vWA domain-containing protein, producing the protein MTGFYSPEWLLGLLILPVCWYYIRNSAKKRKQEAMVFSRVSFLKSALGDVSKSKRPKILVILILAAVGFIFIGLADPHIPLEQTKEGVNVVLVIDDSGSMQATDYSPNRLEATKSAAEELINDLDPKDYVGIVVFESGASTASYLSPDKDSVIENLENIMEKDGATAIGDGLSLGINMADSIPNRKKVVILLSDGVNNAGVISPDEAIQFAKDSDIQVFTIGMGSEQPVVMGYDWFGNPQYAELDEATLKEIADETGGKYFKSVDDQTLNEIYSNINSEIKREKEDTSIAYLFFIGTLVLLLAEIYIRYGRGRIIQ; encoded by the coding sequence ATGACAGGATTCTACAGCCCCGAATGGCTCCTGGGACTTCTAATTCTTCCGGTCTGCTGGTATTATATCCGGAATTCCGCAAAGAAGAGAAAACAGGAGGCGATGGTATTCTCAAGGGTCAGTTTCCTGAAGAGCGCCCTTGGCGACGTCTCGAAATCCAAAAGGCCGAAGATACTGGTGATACTGATCCTTGCAGCAGTCGGTTTCATTTTCATCGGCCTTGCAGACCCGCATATTCCACTCGAACAGACAAAAGAGGGAGTAAATGTTGTTCTGGTTATCGACGATTCAGGGAGTATGCAGGCGACCGACTACTCTCCCAACAGGCTTGAGGCGACGAAAAGTGCGGCTGAAGAGCTCATAAACGATCTTGATCCCAAGGACTATGTAGGAATAGTCGTCTTCGAATCGGGAGCCTCGACTGCAAGCTACCTGTCCCCTGACAAGGACAGTGTAATCGAGAATCTCGAGAATATAATGGAAAAGGACGGTGCAACCGCCATCGGTGACGGTCTCTCACTCGGGATAAATATGGCCGATTCGATCCCGAACAGGAAGAAGGTCGTAATCCTGCTCTCGGACGGTGTGAACAATGCAGGAGTGATATCTCCGGATGAAGCCATCCAGTTCGCCAAAGACAGCGATATACAGGTATTCACCATTGGTATGGGTTCGGAACAGCCCGTCGTTATGGGATACGACTGGTTCGGAAACCCGCAGTATGCAGAACTCGATGAGGCGACCCTGAAGGAGATCGCGGACGAAACAGGCGGCAAATATTTCAAATCGGTCGACGACCAGACACTTAACGAGATCTACTCCAATATCAATTCGGAGATAAAGCGTGAGAAAGAGGACACCAGCATAGCATACCTCTTCTTCATAGGCACACTGGTTCTGCTGCTCGCAGAGATCTACATAAGATACGGGAGGGGGCGGATCATACAGTGA
- a CDS encoding COG1361 S-layer family protein, translating into MASENKNRNTAAMGKPAVFLISVILLMLFATGPVAAGEKFVWSEPFLSATITGSNEFYPGNNYEIEIVIENMAEDTNEILTLYPNLVPVPPSAALGTEVTLLPGDSSAVIKSGSYMVGDILKGESATVSYIVYIPEDAKAGNYNLSLVTDSDYLSYGYLITESEIRYDYGESVQVINIPVKIKGKIIPGIISVDYENLDSGKQGYIGLTFKNDGYAYGKNAEAILTFPVGSPVTLEEGSVFIGNISPGETKNARFKAQVNESVNSGEYPADFIISYTDEYGNQAESDDVTVGISTGAGPKFEVVTEDITISPGETRKISVTYKNTGDATAYDASSRITANDPFTAVSDSAMLGEIAPGETVTAEYTISLDRTAIIKPYGLNTEIKYYDKLDNLCLSDELKVEITAEDRFDIVSAITNPVVVAILMAAVLLGIYYIYRKESREHED; encoded by the coding sequence ATGGCTTCAGAAAATAAAAACCGGAATACTGCGGCAATGGGAAAGCCGGCCGTCTTTTTAATCTCCGTAATACTCCTGATGCTTTTCGCAACAGGACCTGTTGCTGCAGGCGAGAAGTTCGTGTGGAGTGAGCCCTTCCTCTCCGCGACGATTACAGGCTCAAACGAGTTCTACCCGGGAAATAACTACGAGATCGAGATCGTCATTGAAAACATGGCCGAGGACACGAACGAGATCCTGACCCTTTACCCGAATTTAGTGCCTGTACCTCCCTCGGCTGCTCTCGGAACCGAGGTGACACTTCTCCCGGGAGATTCATCGGCAGTGATCAAAAGCGGAAGTTACATGGTCGGGGATATACTCAAAGGTGAGTCCGCAACAGTCAGTTATATTGTGTATATCCCGGAGGATGCGAAGGCAGGAAACTATAATCTCTCGCTTGTGACAGATTCGGACTATCTCTCGTACGGTTATCTCATAACGGAATCCGAGATAAGATACGACTATGGAGAATCTGTACAGGTGATAAACATCCCCGTAAAGATCAAAGGAAAGATAATTCCCGGGATCATTTCGGTCGACTACGAGAATCTTGACTCTGGGAAGCAGGGATATATCGGTTTGACATTCAAAAACGACGGTTATGCATACGGCAAAAATGCCGAGGCTATACTCACGTTTCCCGTGGGCAGCCCCGTAACTCTTGAAGAAGGAAGTGTTTTTATCGGAAACATCTCCCCCGGGGAGACAAAGAACGCACGCTTCAAGGCACAGGTGAACGAAAGCGTTAATTCCGGTGAATATCCTGCAGATTTCATAATATCGTATACCGACGAGTACGGGAACCAGGCTGAATCTGACGATGTGACAGTGGGTATAAGCACGGGGGCCGGACCGAAGTTCGAGGTCGTGACTGAAGATATCACCATATCACCGGGAGAGACCAGGAAAATCAGTGTCACCTACAAAAACACCGGAGATGCAACCGCATACGATGCAAGTTCCAGAATAACGGCAAATGATCCTTTTACAGCCGTATCCGACTCTGCAATGCTCGGCGAGATTGCACCCGGGGAGACCGTGACGGCCGAATATACCATCTCTCTCGACAGGACTGCAATAATCAAACCCTACGGCCTGAACACCGAGATAAAATATTACGACAAACTCGACAATCTTTGCCTTTCCGACGAGCTGAAGGTGGAGATTACGGCAGAGGACAGGTTCGATATCGTATCCGCAATCACGAACCCTGTCGTTGTTGCGATACTGATGGCAGCAGTTCTCCTGGGGATCTATTATATCTACAGGAAAGAAAGCAGAGAACACGAGGATTAA
- a CDS encoding chemotaxis protein CheW: protein MAIIDVVQFEIGGTMYALDIQLAREIVEMIPITPIPRAPPHIAGIINLRGEITNILNLNYLMGLQMKDNKENQKIIVLVPEAAGGSNVGMIVDDVRSVLQISDDNIDQMDASMSKETYVKGIIKLGNNESEKKDLVIWIDIAKILSDTLGTGSSGVNSPG, encoded by the coding sequence ATGGCAATAATCGATGTAGTCCAGTTCGAGATCGGTGGAACAATGTACGCACTCGACATACAGCTTGCAAGGGAGATCGTGGAGATGATCCCGATAACTCCCATTCCACGGGCACCGCCCCACATTGCCGGGATCATCAACCTGAGGGGCGAGATCACAAATATCCTGAACCTTAATTACCTCATGGGTCTTCAAATGAAAGACAACAAGGAAAACCAGAAGATCATCGTACTTGTTCCGGAAGCTGCCGGCGGCTCGAATGTCGGCATGATCGTAGACGATGTCAGGAGTGTTCTCCAGATATCCGATGACAATATAGACCAGATGGATGCCTCGATGTCAAAGGAAACCTATGTCAAAGGCATTATCAAACTTGGAAACAATGAGAGCGAAAAGAAGGACCTCGTCATCTGGATCGATATTGCCAAAATCCTGTCCGACACACTGGGTACGGGCAGTTCCGGCGTGAATAGTCCCGGTTAA
- a CDS encoding COG1361 S-layer family protein, which produces MKTGKGLIFLLLILATCIAAPAAAGDKYYTNGPDISAAIEGTNELSPGTDTTIVIYVENRGLIDLKLVETTDITPDYLPTTAKGLTATLKSGISPVTVKSDPQIVGDIPEGYYKPTQFSINIPQDAKEGDYELMLQVDYEYMYKTDQTGTDAISYRFKKVSKDIPVLIKIKPSVQLEISDVDTSGLYAGGEGYISMNITNSGSDTGKETAIYINPVGKNPVTPIENSIYVGEFKPGDEINARFKVSVSSDADPSQTYPIEVYAGYKNYEEMSSQTATTSIGVGFTGKISFESVGEPSVAYAGENSLIYVTYKNTGDATAYQAEGRISVVDPFSSDDDNVYLGDLAPGESAQGIYKVKVSSDATIKQYALDSEIRYNDAENNNYVSDTVKVIVDVQNDSNTTIIIAGIIIALVIIAAAGFMISHRKKNSE; this is translated from the coding sequence ATGAAAACGGGAAAAGGTCTGATTTTTTTATTGCTTATTCTTGCAACGTGCATTGCAGCACCGGCTGCTGCAGGCGATAAATATTATACGAACGGTCCGGACATCTCCGCCGCGATTGAAGGGACAAACGAACTATCACCAGGTACAGATACTACAATAGTAATTTACGTCGAAAACCGCGGCCTGATCGACCTGAAACTGGTAGAGACTACGGATATAACACCAGACTATCTCCCGACGACGGCAAAGGGGTTGACGGCAACTCTTAAAAGCGGCATTTCTCCGGTAACAGTAAAATCAGATCCGCAGATTGTGGGCGACATCCCTGAGGGCTATTACAAACCGACGCAGTTCTCGATCAATATTCCCCAGGACGCAAAAGAAGGGGATTACGAACTGATGCTCCAGGTAGATTACGAATACATGTACAAAACAGATCAGACGGGAACGGATGCAATCTCATACAGGTTCAAAAAGGTCTCAAAAGATATTCCCGTCCTGATAAAGATCAAACCGTCGGTCCAGCTTGAGATCTCAGACGTCGATACATCCGGCCTTTATGCAGGCGGCGAAGGCTACATCTCGATGAATATCACAAACAGCGGCTCGGACACCGGGAAAGAGACTGCAATATATATCAATCCTGTAGGGAAGAACCCGGTGACTCCGATTGAAAACAGCATATATGTCGGCGAATTCAAACCGGGCGATGAGATTAATGCACGCTTCAAGGTTTCTGTCTCCAGTGATGCAGACCCTTCGCAGACATATCCAATCGAGGTCTACGCGGGCTATAAGAATTACGAGGAAATGAGCTCCCAGACTGCAACGACATCCATAGGTGTCGGATTCACCGGAAAGATCAGCTTCGAATCCGTTGGTGAGCCTTCAGTCGCATATGCGGGAGAAAACTCCCTGATATATGTTACATACAAGAACACCGGGGATGCAACCGCATACCAGGCAGAAGGAAGAATCAGCGTAGTGGACCCATTCTCAAGCGATGACGACAATGTATATCTCGGAGATCTTGCGCCCGGAGAATCGGCACAGGGAATCTATAAGGTGAAGGTCTCTTCCGACGCCACGATCAAGCAGTATGCACTCGACTCCGAGATCAGGTATAATGATGCGGAAAACAACAACTACGTTTCAGACACTGTAAAAGTTATCGTGGATGTCCAAAATGACAGCAATACGACAATAATCATTGCCGGGATTATCATCGCCTTAGTAATCATTGCCGCAGCCGGATTCATGATAAGCCACAGAAAAAAGAACAGTGAGTAA